A genomic window from Eriocheir sinensis breed Jianghai 21 chromosome 9, ASM2467909v1, whole genome shotgun sequence includes:
- the LOC126996292 gene encoding uncharacterized protein LOC126996292, translated as MHVPPGLQPCPSCYAYCVSRPPGHPGPHGPSAGGPPIGAPPVPRHAHPPVIHQQQHQHQQQHQQQLHQQQQQQQQQQQQLDSPGSSPHHSPHRTQPRPCTHPPQALTDNRFGSLPHPHQLPKVPPHYNYNSLPHHQPGPPPPPPHQAPGPPTHPHAHCDGPAPPPHSGLPPGQPHMTQGGRPPHHFMPPTDPPPPPPPPHAAHPRQPHRCPHPAQSPPC; from the exons atgCACGTGCCCCCGGGGCTGCAGCCCTGCCCGTCCTGCTATGCCTACTGTGTGTCCCGCCCCCCGGGGCACCCAGGTCCCCACGGCCCCTCAGCAGGTGGCCCCCCCATTGGTGCCCCGCCCGTGCCGCGCCACGCCCACCCGCCAGTGATACatcaacaacagcatcaacatcaacaacaacatcaacagcagctacaccagcagcagcagcagcaacagcagcagcagcagcagctggacAGCCCCGGCAGCAGCCCCCACCACAGCCCGCATCGCACACAGCCGCGGCCATGCACGCACCCGCCGCAGGCCCTCACGGACAACCGGTTCggctccctcccccacccccaccagctGCCCAAGGTGCCCCCCCACTACAACTACAACTCCCTGCCCCACCACCAGCCGgggcccccgcccccgcccccccaccaGGCCCCGGGGCCCCCGACGCACCCCCATGCCCACTGTGATGGCCCGGCCCCTCCCCCCCATAGCGGCCTGCCCCCTGGACAGCCTCACATGACCCAGGGGGGCCGCCCCCCACACCACTTCATGCCACCCACAgatcccccgccgccgcccccgcccccccacgcCGCCCACCccagacagccacaccgctgcccCCACCCCGCCCAGTCCCCCCCTT GTTAA